Below is a genomic region from Bdellovibrio bacteriovorus.
TAGCCTCTATGCTACTAACAACGGTGTTAACCGTCGTCTTCCCAGAGCAGCAGGGGTGGATCTGGCAAACCGTGGCCTTTGTTGTCAGCTTTGTCGTTTTCAGCTTTCTATTCACGGCGATCTATCGATTTGTTCCTTCCGATCGAATGGTCTGGAAAAGATGTGCGATCGCCGGAGTCACCAGCGCCATCTTCTTTGTCATCGGAAAAACGCTGATTGGCCTTTATCTAGGAACAGCGGGTCTTGAAAAGTCTTATGGGGCCGCAGGTTCCATCGTCGTCTTTTTAGCTTGGGTTTACTACACAGGCTTAACTTTGCTGATCAGCTACGAGTTCGCCAATTGGGTGATTTTAGGTGCGACGCCGGTCTTAGCTAAAGATCAGGAAGCGCCTAAAAAAGAAAAGACGCCACCACCACCTCGTACACGTCCTCGCAGTCCTGATCTCAGCATGTAAGCTTCTTAGACAGTTCTGCATTTTCTACATCAGGTTCCGGCCGCCATGTGAATCAAGTCATAAATTTGCTAAAACCACAGCAATGATTTGGCGGCCTTGGAGCTTTTTCCTATTTCTGTTTTTCCTATCTTTAGGGGCTCGCGCTTCAAGCGCTTTCATTGATCCACAAAATCTTCGACTCAAAAAAATAATTTCTTACGGTGGGGCGAACTCTCTCACCGGCAAAAATATCAAAGTGGCCGTCATTGATTCGGGCGTCTCTTTACCTGACTCCTACGATGCGCAAATACTTCCTGGCTGGGATGCCTTTGACAACGATACGACTCCCGAAGATTCCGATGGGCATGGAACTGCCGTCGCGGGAATAATTCTGTCTTTAGCTCCCAAGGCGCAAATTATACCTCTGCGAGCATTCGATCAAGGAATGGGCTACATCGCAGCAGCTATCGATGGATTTAAATTTGCTGTGGATCATGGAGCTTCTGTTGTGAACTGCTCTTTTTCCCTCAACGAAGATATCTTGCGAGAGATGCGTGAGGCGGTGGGACGTGACCGCTTTAATAAAACTCTGTTGATTTGGGCTTCAGGCAATCAGTCATCGCAGCTTCCTGATTTTGAAGAGTCTTGGCCCAATGTGATTGTTGTTGGTGCCACGAATTTGACATCACCTATCTCTCGCGTATTTTACTCTAACACCGGATCTATCGTTGATGTCTTAGCACCCGCCGGTGACCCTGGGGACGGTCTAACGACCTGGACTCCCCAAGGCGACTACCGAACATTCAATGGAACCTCCGGAGCAGCTCCCGTCGTGGCAGCGCTTGCAGTTTTGTATAAAGAGCAAAACCCTGCCGCTTCACCCGCGGCCATCAAGCGTGCGATTGTCGGTTCCACCTGCAAAGGATTGATCAATGCGGGACGCCTTCTTGGATTTTCTGAAATCTGTCCCGCGCTTTGATTTATCTTAGCGTGAAGCCAACTCTTGGGCGATCCTTAAGGCCCCCTCACGTCGGATTCCGATTGGTGAAGGACCGTTAAAAGAAAATTACTTCAGTTGCAATTGCGGCTGAGCGCCGTCTGGCGTCGTCAAGATAAGGACGTCATATTGGCCCGTGCTTACTGGAATCGTGAGCAAGAAAGTTTGCTCTGCTTCTGCAAGAGCTTGTGTATCAAATTGCAATTGAGCTCTGTAAGTGAAGGCATTCAACTTCCAAAGTTTTGGCTCAGAAGCGATTGCATATCCCTCGCTTAACTGTGTCAGGCTTGGCGCATAGAATGTGTTGTAATCCTTAGCGACACCTTTTCCGTTGATGCAGTCTGCTTCAACAATCGATACGATGACTTTTGTAACTTGAGCGTTACGGATAACAGCTTCAACCGTCGGTAAAATCACTTCTTTACGATCACCTTGAGAGCAGTAGTGTTTCACTGCCGGGGGCGCATCCAAGGTAACGGAACGTGCTTCACTCACACTAACACCCAATAAAAGAACAAGAGATAAGATGTAACGCATTTTAATCCTCCTAAAAATGGATAGGTTCTCTTAAAACACCTTTTGGTGTGTCATAAAGATAAAAACACTTTGCTGAAAACTCTCTGCGGAGCATTGGTACGCACAATCATCGAAGATGAAGGAATTGAAACGAAAAGCCTCTTGATAAAAGTGCGTTCCGGGGCATCCCGCGAATGAATGCGTGATAAGCGTTGACCCAAAGTGGGTGCAAATCGCAATCTTAAGAGATCTGTTTAAGGAGGCTTCGTGAAAACTATTTTGTTCGCTTGTGCCCTGTTGTTGTCCGCTAACTTCGCCAATGCAAAGTCATTGGATCTGCTTTGTAAAAACCGCGAGCATCTTGCACAAATTAGCTTTGATGCCGAGATCATACACAGGGCCTGCCGTAATGAATCTCATCCGAATCCTGCGATTTCATATTCTCTTAATCTGGGAGACGCCGTCACCTGGTCTCCAGTTCGGACGATTTTACTTTGCTCTGAGCCCTTACAAAAAACGATGATGAACTTCCATCACAGCCCAGAAGAGTCTATTTATCTCGAAGTGGAGCATGGACTAAAAAGAGCGACCGCTTCGTTGAAAGTGCAAGGACAGCACTACAACATGGAATGCATCTCGACCCTTTAAAATTTTTCCACGTTACAGGGACTTCTAAAAGCCCCTGTATTTCTTTATAACTGTTTTTCGTGACAGCATTTAATCTTTCTAAACAACTCTGACTAGACTTCATTAGTTTGTGATGCATTCTTTATCACTTGGCTGTATCTCTTCTTTATGCGGTATGTACGTTCTATTTCTTTGTGTCTCTTGGGGCTGGTTTGGTCTGTGGTTTCAAATGCTGAGTCCATCTCTTTAGTCGCGACGACAGGTTATAGAGATATCGAGGCATATAAAGAGGCTGTCGAGTTTGTCGCTGATACCATCCAAAGTGTCGGGATCAACGTCAAGATTGTAGAGCTTCCTCGCAAGCGTAACGCCGCAGAGGTGAATAACGGAACCTTTGACGCTTTACCCATTCGTGGGTTGGAGGACGCGCAAGATTTTCCCAACGTCATCACCTCTACCATTCCCGTTGCTTTCACTAACTTTCGCATGATGTGGCTCAAAGACAAAGACGTGAACGAATCAGAGATTCATAAATATTCGGGGGCAGTCGTGTTAAACAATGCCACTCTTCAAACACAAATAAAACAAGTGGGAATCAAGGTCACTGAGGTGAATGTAGGATACGCTGAACTCTTAAAGCTCTTGAAATCTAAAAGAGTTGATTACGTCATCATGCCCGAAGAGATTATTGAAAGTCTGAAGGTGGCAAGTCCTAAGCTCGCGGAAGGTGTGCAGGTCAGCGAGAACGTTTTTGTGCGCACGCCTCTTTATTTTTCAATGCACAAAAAGCACAAAGATCTCATGGTGAAGATTGAAGAAGGCCTTCGCAAATCCTTAAAAGGCGATTTATCGAAGTACCCCTTCGTGCGCCATTCTTTAAACGTGAAGCTGGAAAAGAAATAGGTTTGGACGCCACCCGGTGACAAATCGTCCGAAAACGGCAACAGTGTGGCGCATAAAGCAAGGACGCCCAACGACGTCCTCTTTTTATTAATCAAAGAGTTCTTCAAAGAAAGATTTTCTTCGTTTGTAAGGTTTATGACCATAGCCAGTATTCGCATTCGGCATGAAAGCATCTTGTACAGGCTGCGCACGCTTTTCTTCTTCTTGGGATCTATCAAGAATTTTATCAAGCTCGCCTTTGTCTAACCAAATGCCACGGCATTCATGACAGTAATCGATTTCCACACCTTTTCTTTCACTCATGACTAGGTCTTTGTCTTTACAGTGAGGGCATTTCATAACAGGCCTCCTTTTCTATGAGACCAATTTATCAAAGGGCACTTCATTCAGATAATAGATAATTGCTAAGAAAATCTTCGTTTAAATGAATAAGCTGGTCGTGATTGTCGTAAGGTGACTTCACTAAGTGACGTAAGAGGGTGCAAGGAATATAGGAATGTTCATAGTTTAGACACCGCACTTAGTATTTGCGTACCATTTTTATCTGCTCGACGAAAAGACGCGCCTTTCTTGGTATTCCTATGTACATTGCGGGGATGAATAATTTCACAGAATTCGGTCTTTTACCTTCTCTTTTAAAAACTCTTAAAGCGCAGCGTATTTTTACGCCGACAGAAATTCAGCGCATGGCTATTCCTTTGCTGATGTCGGGCCAATCGGTTGTCGGTGTTTCGGAAACGGGGAGTGGTAAGACATTGACCTATGCCTTGCCACTTTTAAACATGCTAAAAAAATTGGAAGAGGACGGAGAGCCTGTGAAAGCCGAGGCAGCTCCGCGCGCGGTGGTGATGGTGCCGACTCGTGATCTGGGTGAACAGGTGGCGAAGGTCTTTAAGACTTTTACTCATGACACCCGTCTGCGTGTGCGTCCTGCTTTAGGTGGGATGAGCATGGATCAAACAATGCGTAATATTAGTGGTTCCTTTGAGATTTTGTTGGCGACACCGGGACGCTTGGTTCAACTGCTGAGTAAAGAGCTGATTGATTTATCAGACGTGCACGTTTTGGTTTTTGATGAAGCAGATCAGATGTTGGATAAAGGATTTTTGACCGATTCAAACTATATAGTGGATACCTGCCCGCAGGATATTCCTTTAGCACTTTTTTCTGCGACAGTTTCGAAGAATGTGGAAGAGATGATGAACTCGCTTTTTGCAAAAGCGGAAGTCATTCGCAGTGGTGGCAGCGGTAAGACTGTAAAAACTTTGACGACTAAGAACGAAACGGTGATTGATGGCCTTCGTTGGCCGATCTTTGAAAAGCTTTTAAAGAAGAAAATCGAAGGTGGAACTATTGTCTTCGCCAATACACGCGAACAATGTGACAAGATTGCCAAAGAAATGACGGATAAAGGCTATAAGTGCCTTCTTTATCGCGGTGAAATGGATAAGAACGAACGTCGCACAAATCTTAAAAAATTTCGCAGCGGCGAAGCCGATCTTATGATTTCAACAGACTTAGCTGCACGCGGTTTAGATTTGCAACACGTTGGACGAGTTATTAACTATCACCTTCCGCAACAACTAGATAACTATCTTCACAGAGCGGGGCGAACAGCGCGCGCCGGGCGTGAAGGTTTAGTCGTTAACCTCGTGACTGAACGCGATCTTCCATTGATCGCAAAAATCGAAGGCAAAGGCCAAACGGCGAAAGAATTGAAATCTCGCTTTAAAGACAAAGACGGCAAACGCCTGCACGTGAAGCGCGATGAGAAAGCCGTGAAAAAGAAATAGAGGGCGGAATCGAGCCCCCGCTTAGGTTTGTCTTTGCGTGCCGAAGCCGCATTGGGCTCCATAGGTCCATTTAAATTTGAGCTGGCGTCAGCCATAGGATTGAGTTTTGTTCGGAAGGAAAAAAGCTTGCCTGGGTAGGTTCACCTGCGGCAGCCTATCCTAATGCCTTTTTGAGGCTTAGGAGTCAGTCATGGATTTACCGTATGAACATAGCAGGTTTCTAGATCGAACGCTTGACTATATCAAGAACGATGCCCGCATGCTCGGCCTTGCTGTAGCGGGCTCATGCATCACTAACACAATGGATGAATTCTCCGATTTAGATTTTGTTGTGGTGGTAAGCGAAGCTCACTATGAACAGGTCATGCTAGAGCGCAAGCAAATCGCCAGTGCACTGGGAAATCTTCTGGTAGCCTTTACTGGCGAACATGTTGGCGAACCGAGGCTTCTGATCTGTCTTTACGATCATCCTCTTTTGCACGTCGATCTGAAGTTTGTTACGCGAAGTGATTTCCAAAAGCGCATCGAAGACCCTGTTATCCTTTGGGAACGAGAAAGTGTTATTTCAGACGAATTCAAGAAGTCCTCGCCGATACATCCGATGCCGGATCTACAGTGGATTGAAGACCGATTTTGGGTATGGATTCATTACATGGCCGTCAAATTAGGACGAGGTGAGCTGTTCGAAGTCATTGATTGTCTTACATTCATCCGCGCAATTGCGTTAGGCCCGTTGTCGCTTGTGACTCATGGTCAACTCCCGCGTTGAGTGAGACGGTTAGAGATGTTTGCTCCTAAGGAGTCGATGGAACTTAAAGAAACCGTTGCCACTCATGATAGAAATTCCTGTGTTGAGTCGGTTCGTGCGAGCATAGCGTTTTATCGCAAACTGCGCGCTCTTCATTCCGACTCGCAAATAACTTTCAGGAACGAAGCGGAACGAGCTGCAGTTGAGTACTTCGAAAAAGTGGCGGCTCGGCAGAGCTAAGCAGAGAGCTTCCAAGTCGTCAGACACTTCAGTAATGCTTAGCTGGCCCGATGCCCTATAACTAACTACCGTTGTGATCGGTAACGAAAGGCTTCCTAAGTTCTGAGTAAGTGCAAAACTTTCTAAGCTTTTAAATAGAATTCGTGAGGGTTTGGCTTGTATCCAAACTCAAACCAAACCAGGCCATGTTCTTTTTCCCAAGCTTCAAGTGTTGCGAGGTACTCTTTTGGCCAAAGTCCTTTTAGAATCGCTGTTTGCTTGTATTGAAGCCAGCCATTCACCGAATGAGCCTTTGAGTAGACGCTCTTGCAACTTGAAAGTAATAATTTTCTAAGCTCAGGATCATCGATCTTTTCAAGAGCCGAAACCTCAGGCGCATTTTCATTTTTAGCGATCGCTCTTTGAATCGTGTTCGCTTCAAGAATTGAAACTCCCGTCGTTCTTGCAAGAATTTTAAGCCAGTCCTCACGGAATATTAACAAGCCCTTCGTGTCCTTC
It encodes:
- a CDS encoding YihY/virulence factor BrkB family protein is translated as MNLKQRFSNFVDQMGKHEVFILSASIAYTTGLALAPFVLILLSLAALFGDQTREKIFTGFSDVVGKQASGSIQMIVENAERNPKGTGISGIIGFVVLLISASAIFSQLRYALDKINEHKASEKEQGIMGFVKDRFFSMGLLLGFVFLAIASMLLTTVLTVVFPEQQGWIWQTVAFVVSFVVFSFLFTAIYRFVPSDRMVWKRCAIAGVTSAIFFVIGKTLIGLYLGTAGLEKSYGAAGSIVVFLAWVYYTGLTLLISYEFANWVILGATPVLAKDQEAPKKEKTPPPPRTRPRSPDLSM
- a CDS encoding S8 family peptidase, whose product is MIWRPWSFFLFLFFLSLGARASSAFIDPQNLRLKKIISYGGANSLTGKNIKVAVIDSGVSLPDSYDAQILPGWDAFDNDTTPEDSDGHGTAVAGIILSLAPKAQIIPLRAFDQGMGYIAAAIDGFKFAVDHGASVVNCSFSLNEDILREMREAVGRDRFNKTLLIWASGNQSSQLPDFEESWPNVIVVGATNLTSPISRVFYSNTGSIVDVLAPAGDPGDGLTTWTPQGDYRTFNGTSGAAPVVAALAVLYKEQNPAASPAAIKRAIVGSTCKGLINAGRLLGFSEICPAL
- a CDS encoding transporter substrate-binding domain-containing protein, whose protein sequence is MRYVRSISLCLLGLVWSVVSNAESISLVATTGYRDIEAYKEAVEFVADTIQSVGINVKIVELPRKRNAAEVNNGTFDALPIRGLEDAQDFPNVITSTIPVAFTNFRMMWLKDKDVNESEIHKYSGAVVLNNATLQTQIKQVGIKVTEVNVGYAELLKLLKSKRVDYVIMPEEIIESLKVASPKLAEGVQVSENVFVRTPLYFSMHKKHKDLMVKIEEGLRKSLKGDLSKYPFVRHSLNVKLEKK
- a CDS encoding zf-TFIIB domain-containing protein; the protein is MKCPHCKDKDLVMSERKGVEIDYCHECRGIWLDKGELDKILDRSQEEEKRAQPVQDAFMPNANTGYGHKPYKRRKSFFEELFD
- a CDS encoding DEAD/DEAH box helicase — translated: MNNFTEFGLLPSLLKTLKAQRIFTPTEIQRMAIPLLMSGQSVVGVSETGSGKTLTYALPLLNMLKKLEEDGEPVKAEAAPRAVVMVPTRDLGEQVAKVFKTFTHDTRLRVRPALGGMSMDQTMRNISGSFEILLATPGRLVQLLSKELIDLSDVHVLVFDEADQMLDKGFLTDSNYIVDTCPQDIPLALFSATVSKNVEEMMNSLFAKAEVIRSGGSGKTVKTLTTKNETVIDGLRWPIFEKLLKKKIEGGTIVFANTREQCDKIAKEMTDKGYKCLLYRGEMDKNERRTNLKKFRSGEADLMISTDLAARGLDLQHVGRVINYHLPQQLDNYLHRAGRTARAGREGLVVNLVTERDLPLIAKIEGKGQTAKELKSRFKDKDGKRLHVKRDEKAVKKK
- a CDS encoding nucleotidyltransferase domain-containing protein, with the protein product MDLPYEHSRFLDRTLDYIKNDARMLGLAVAGSCITNTMDEFSDLDFVVVVSEAHYEQVMLERKQIASALGNLLVAFTGEHVGEPRLLICLYDHPLLHVDLKFVTRSDFQKRIEDPVILWERESVISDEFKKSSPIHPMPDLQWIEDRFWVWIHYMAVKLGRGELFEVIDCLTFIRAIALGPLSLVTHGQLPR